The Allofrancisella frigidaquae genome has a segment encoding these proteins:
- the dcd gene encoding dCTP deaminase — translation MTIKSDKWIKKMSQEQNMIEPFEAGQVKIVNGEKIVSYGTSSYGYDVRCADEFKIFTNINSSIVDPKDFSDKNFVDFKGNVCIIPPNSFALARTVEKFKIPRDVLVVCLGKSTYARCGIIVNVTPLEPEWEGYVTLEFSNTTPLPAKIYANEGVAQMLFFQSDEPCETSYADKGGKYQGQFGVTLPKC, via the coding sequence ATGACAATTAAATCAGATAAATGGATTAAAAAAATGTCCCAAGAACAAAACATGATAGAACCTTTTGAGGCAGGGCAAGTTAAAATAGTAAATGGTGAAAAAATAGTTTCTTATGGAACGTCAAGCTATGGGTATGATGTACGTTGTGCAGATGAGTTTAAAATTTTTACAAATATAAATTCATCTATAGTTGATCCTAAAGATTTTAGTGATAAGAACTTTGTAGATTTTAAAGGGAATGTTTGTATTATTCCTCCCAACTCATTTGCTTTAGCACGTACCGTTGAGAAATTTAAAATACCTAGAGATGTGCTAGTAGTATGTCTTGGTAAGTCTACTTATGCAAGGTGTGGTATTATTGTAAATGTAACGCCACTTGAGCCAGAGTGGGAAGGATATGTAACCCTAGAATTTTCAAATACAACTCCATTACCGGCTAAAATATATGCTAATGAAGGTGTTGCTCAAATGCTATTTTTTCAATCTGATGAACCTTGCGAAACTTCATATGCTGATAAAGGTGGTAAATACCAAGGTCAATTTGGAGTAACACTTCCTAAGTGCTAA
- a CDS encoding Mrp/NBP35 family ATP-binding protein, translated as MKKIENVEKKKVQPGQKLLPNIKNIILIASGKGGVGKSTVTTNLAVAFAKMGAKVGILDADIYGPSQPTLLNLKDNPKTTDKKKIIPLERYGVKMISIGNLIDPESAVIWRGPIVSRALMQLLNDTDWQDIDYLFLDLPPGTGDIQLTISKNMPVTGAVIVTTPQDLSLIDAKRAIAMFEKVDIKTLGIVENMSYYICPKCGNSEHIFGEDGAHLLCGKNNIEFLGSLPLHKDIRENSDHGKPYVSLEKNDSITISYLTVAESLLHEIQKLPKASSLDSIGVKLEK; from the coding sequence ATGAAAAAGATAGAGAACGTTGAAAAAAAGAAAGTCCAACCTGGACAAAAGTTACTACCTAATATAAAAAATATTATCCTAATTGCTTCAGGCAAAGGAGGAGTTGGTAAATCAACTGTCACAACTAATCTGGCCGTAGCTTTTGCTAAGATGGGAGCCAAAGTCGGTATTTTAGACGCTGATATTTACGGCCCTAGCCAGCCAACTTTACTAAATCTTAAAGATAATCCAAAAACTACAGATAAGAAAAAAATTATTCCTTTAGAGCGATATGGTGTAAAGATGATATCAATCGGTAACCTAATTGATCCAGAATCCGCTGTAATTTGGCGGGGTCCTATAGTTTCGCGAGCATTAATGCAACTTCTTAATGATACCGATTGGCAGGATATAGATTATCTATTTTTAGATTTACCACCTGGAACAGGGGATATCCAATTGACCATATCGAAAAATATGCCTGTAACAGGTGCTGTGATTGTAACTACACCCCAAGATTTATCCTTAATAGATGCTAAACGTGCAATAGCAATGTTTGAAAAAGTGGATATTAAAACTTTAGGTATAGTAGAAAATATGAGCTATTACATTTGTCCAAAATGTGGTAATAGTGAGCATATTTTTGGTGAGGATGGTGCTCATTTACTTTGTGGTAAAAACAATATTGAATTTTTAGGAAGTTTACCTTTGCATAAAGATATCAGAGAAAATTCAGATCACGGTAAACCATATGTAAGTCTAGAGAAAAACGATAGTATAACTATAAGCTATCTAACAGTAGCTGAAAGTTTATTACATGAAATACAAAAGTTACCTAAAGCAAGTAGCTTGGATTCTATTGGCGTTAAATTAGAAAAATAA
- the cls gene encoding cardiolipin synthase, producing MENFLLSLVYILEANIILFVCQVFTIIVVLKLIVDKKSASNILAWLLAILFIPYIAIPFFFIFQRKDRRSFWQKEAMSIRQPSLENICIKGDTAYRNLPTDIINVFSNLELPTLTANNSFEIYTDGVSSYKAFIEAINSAKTNIYIQTYVFKYDTTSRLILNALEKKASCGVEIKIMIDALGSFYVYRHNRRIFSNLRKLGAKVVFFMPILINPLRNYINYRNHRKIYIFDNHTVFSGGMNIGDEYMSPIEHEGMWDDLLFKIQGESLVYFLKVFCSDWHFATSEELDFKIKNNVKEKCFTQVIPSGPDMQRDQLYAGLITAISSAKNRLWIITPYLIPSADLFQAIVLAKRRGIDVKVITPKQSNHKIVDKARTSYIRELLNCNIEVHFTKNMVHAKAVLIDENIAMLGSVNLDNRSLFLNYELTTFIYTPKQVLKLYKWAEKIIGDSSQDTSHITNKRSSLIVESIMKILTPLM from the coding sequence ATGGAAAATTTTTTATTAAGTTTGGTATATATTTTAGAGGCAAACATCATTCTGTTTGTTTGCCAAGTATTCACTATAATTGTTGTTCTGAAGCTTATCGTTGATAAAAAATCAGCCTCAAATATATTAGCTTGGCTTTTAGCGATCTTATTTATTCCATATATAGCTATTCCCTTCTTTTTTATATTTCAGCGTAAAGATAGACGGAGTTTTTGGCAAAAAGAAGCTATGAGTATACGTCAGCCTTCTTTAGAAAATATTTGTATTAAAGGTGATACTGCTTATAGAAACCTTCCTACAGATATTATAAATGTTTTTTCAAATCTTGAGCTGCCTACTTTAACAGCTAACAATTCTTTTGAAATATATACTGATGGTGTAAGCTCATACAAAGCTTTTATTGAAGCTATAAATTCTGCTAAAACAAATATATATATACAAACATATGTCTTTAAATACGACACAACCTCTAGATTAATACTCAATGCGTTAGAGAAAAAAGCCTCTTGTGGTGTAGAAATTAAAATAATGATAGATGCTTTAGGATCCTTTTATGTTTACCGTCATAATAGGAGAATATTCAGTAATTTACGTAAGTTAGGTGCTAAAGTTGTTTTTTTTATGCCTATACTAATAAATCCTTTACGTAACTACATTAATTATCGTAACCACCGTAAAATTTACATTTTTGATAACCATACAGTATTTAGTGGCGGTATGAATATTGGCGATGAGTATATGAGCCCTATAGAGCATGAAGGAATGTGGGATGATTTATTATTTAAAATTCAAGGAGAATCTTTAGTATACTTTCTAAAAGTTTTTTGTTCAGATTGGCATTTCGCAACAAGTGAAGAATTAGACTTTAAAATAAAAAATAATGTTAAAGAAAAATGCTTTACCCAGGTTATCCCATCTGGTCCAGATATGCAGCGAGACCAGCTATATGCTGGCTTAATTACAGCAATAAGCTCAGCAAAAAACAGACTATGGATTATTACACCATACCTAATACCCTCAGCTGATTTGTTTCAGGCAATAGTACTTGCTAAACGCAGAGGCATAGATGTCAAAGTTATAACTCCTAAACAGTCAAATCATAAAATAGTTGATAAAGCTAGAACTAGCTATATCAGAGAACTACTTAATTGCAATATTGAAGTGCATTTTACAAAAAATATGGTTCATGCAAAAGCTGTTTTGATAGATGAAAATATAGCCATGCTTGGTTCTGTAAACCTTGATAATCGTAGTCTATTTTTAAATTATGAACTAACTACATTTATTTATACTCCTAAGCAAGTACTAAAGTTATATAAGTGGGCAGAAAAAATTATTGGAGATTCAAGTCAAGATACATCTCATATAACTAATAAACGAAGTAGTTTAATAGTAGAAAGTATTATGAAAATACTTACTCCTTTGATGTAA
- the pheT gene encoding phenylalanine--tRNA ligase subunit beta produces the protein MKFSHNWLNEYLDATQSSQDLADTLTLAGLEVDAVEAVVTEKVSNVVIGQIKTITKHPDAEKLNVCTVDVAELEPLTIVCGAKNIYEGMKAPVAKIGAVLPGDFKIKKSKLRGQESFGMMCSEQELGLAENADGLMDLPQNAPVGEDINKYLNLDDNIIEVDLTPNRADCLSVYGIAREVSALTKSQLKTIEIVEPKSQIQDAKDIKITALDACKSYYGCIIRDVDTSVTTPLWMQEKLRRSGIGSISLFVDVTNYIMLLLGQPMHAFDLDKLDGGINIRYANDQEELTLLDNTKVVLDSDTLVIADEKKALAIAGVMGGLDSSITANTKNIFLESAFFVPEKIAGKARKYNLHTDSSHRFERGVDPKLAKSAMKLAIQLITDIAGGKVGEISCQEDLEFLNKQITINLCIKKLNRVLGTDFEIDYVLNVLTALHMQAKKTDECCLEVTPPSYRFDMEIPEDLIEEVARVYGYSNLPETMPLYRASKVNISESRQAVEILESRLIDRGYHEIINYSFIDPKYDEFFFDSRGVTIQNPISQDLSVMRQSLIPGLLNTFKVNISRQQNRVRIFEKGACFKLKDNQRSQLNRIAGLAYGDLLNINWSNPKKVDFFDMKSDVEALCNDVGNLSFEVCDDIHWLHPGQSAYILARSKKVGTIGMIHPSVLKTFQIKAKAPIVFELDLDILTQKEIPSFEKISKYPSVSRDISFLVGKDVLASDIINAINELNMTILKDINIFDIYQEQSNVKKSIALSVLFQDNNQTLDEKIILENTEKVLETLKEKFAIEQRV, from the coding sequence ATGAAATTTAGTCATAATTGGTTAAATGAGTATCTAGATGCTACTCAAAGTAGTCAAGACCTAGCAGACACACTGACATTGGCAGGCTTAGAAGTTGACGCTGTAGAAGCAGTAGTTACTGAAAAAGTCAGTAATGTTGTAATTGGTCAAATAAAAACTATTACAAAACACCCTGATGCAGAGAAATTAAATGTTTGCACAGTAGACGTTGCTGAACTAGAGCCTTTAACAATAGTTTGTGGTGCTAAAAATATCTATGAAGGTATGAAAGCGCCAGTGGCAAAAATAGGGGCTGTGTTACCGGGTGACTTTAAAATTAAAAAATCCAAATTAAGAGGCCAAGAATCTTTTGGAATGATGTGTTCAGAACAAGAGCTTGGTTTGGCAGAAAATGCTGATGGTTTAATGGATTTACCACAAAATGCTCCTGTCGGTGAAGATATTAATAAATACCTTAATTTAGACGATAATATTATAGAAGTCGATTTGACACCAAATAGGGCAGATTGCTTAAGTGTCTATGGCATAGCTCGTGAAGTTTCGGCTCTGACAAAATCACAATTAAAAACTATTGAAATAGTTGAACCAAAATCTCAAATACAAGATGCTAAAGATATCAAGATAACTGCTTTAGATGCTTGTAAAAGTTATTATGGTTGTATTATAAGAGATGTTGATACTTCAGTTACTACACCTTTATGGATGCAAGAAAAACTTAGAAGAAGCGGAATTGGTAGTATTTCTTTATTTGTAGATGTTACGAATTACATAATGTTACTTTTAGGTCAACCAATGCATGCTTTTGACCTAGATAAGTTAGACGGTGGTATTAATATTCGGTATGCAAACGACCAAGAAGAGTTAACTCTTTTAGATAATACAAAGGTTGTATTAGATAGCGACACTCTTGTGATAGCTGATGAGAAAAAAGCTTTAGCAATAGCTGGAGTTATGGGTGGCTTAGATTCATCTATTACAGCTAATACTAAAAATATATTCTTAGAAAGTGCTTTTTTTGTGCCAGAGAAAATAGCAGGTAAAGCTCGTAAATATAATTTACATACAGATTCATCACATAGGTTTGAAAGAGGTGTTGACCCTAAGCTTGCTAAATCTGCTATGAAGTTAGCTATACAGCTAATAACTGATATAGCTGGTGGAAAAGTTGGTGAAATTTCTTGTCAAGAAGATTTAGAGTTTTTAAATAAACAAATTACTATAAATTTATGTATCAAAAAGCTAAATAGAGTTTTAGGTACGGATTTTGAAATTGATTATGTGCTTAACGTACTTACAGCATTGCATATGCAAGCCAAAAAAACAGATGAATGTTGCTTGGAGGTGACTCCTCCATCATATCGTTTTGATATGGAAATTCCTGAAGATTTGATAGAGGAGGTTGCTCGAGTTTATGGATATTCAAATTTACCAGAAACTATGCCTTTATATCGAGCATCTAAAGTAAATATTTCAGAAAGTAGACAGGCGGTAGAAATTTTAGAATCTAGACTTATCGATAGAGGTTACCATGAAATTATTAACTATAGTTTTATCGATCCTAAATATGACGAATTTTTCTTTGATAGTAGAGGAGTAACTATACAAAACCCTATTTCGCAAGATTTATCTGTAATGAGACAATCTCTTATCCCAGGATTATTAAATACTTTTAAAGTAAATATCTCTCGTCAGCAAAATAGAGTAAGAATATTTGAAAAGGGTGCTTGCTTTAAGTTAAAAGACAATCAAAGAAGTCAGCTTAATAGAATTGCTGGATTAGCTTATGGTGACCTTTTGAATATTAATTGGTCTAACCCTAAAAAAGTAGATTTTTTTGATATGAAATCAGATGTCGAAGCATTATGTAATGATGTAGGTAACTTAAGTTTTGAGGTTTGCGATGATATTCACTGGTTACATCCAGGCCAGTCTGCCTACATCTTAGCTAGAAGTAAGAAAGTAGGAACTATTGGAATGATCCATCCATCAGTACTTAAAACCTTTCAAATCAAAGCAAAAGCTCCTATAGTTTTTGAACTAGATTTAGATATTTTAACTCAAAAAGAAATTCCTAGTTTTGAAAAAATTTCTAAATATCCATCAGTATCTAGAGATATTTCATTTCTAGTTGGTAAAGATGTTTTAGCTAGCGATATTATAAATGCTATTAACGAATTAAATATGACTATCTTAAAAGATATAAATATCTTTGATATCTATCAAGAGCAATCAAATGTTAAAAAAAGTATAGCTCTAAGTGTGCTTTTCCAAGATAATAATCAAACTTTAGATGAGAAAATAATTCTAGAAAATACAGAAAAAGTTCTAGAAACTCTAAAAGAAAAGTTTGCTATAGAACAGAGAGTTTAG
- the pheS gene encoding phenylalanine--tRNA ligase subunit alpha: MQLVEQMKEKALDELNLVTDRKSVDDIRVKYLGKKGELTDMMKMIGSLPNEEKPKLGQAVNVAKQALQDAINTKLAFFEEQEINQKLAQEKIDVTLKGVGQSQGSLHPVTKTLNRIESFFKQNGFGIEFGPEIESDYYNFETLNIPSHHPARAMHDTFYIDQSHVLRTHTSGVQIRTMEKQEPPIRIIAPGRVYRCDSDVTHTPMFHQVEGLLVEKDVSFADLKGLLHAFLSSFFEKDLKVRFRPSYFPFTEPSAEADIECVICGGSGCRVCKNTGWLEVLGCGMVHPKVLKSGSIDSTKFQGFAFGMGVERLSMLRYGIDDLRMFFENDLRFLKQF; this comes from the coding sequence ATGCAACTAGTAGAGCAAATGAAAGAAAAAGCTCTTGATGAGCTTAACCTTGTCACAGATAGAAAATCTGTCGATGATATACGTGTTAAATACCTTGGTAAAAAAGGTGAGCTAACTGATATGATGAAAATGATAGGCTCATTACCAAATGAAGAAAAGCCTAAACTTGGCCAAGCTGTAAATGTTGCTAAACAAGCTTTGCAGGATGCTATAAATACAAAACTAGCTTTTTTTGAAGAACAAGAGATTAATCAAAAACTAGCACAAGAAAAAATAGATGTGACTTTAAAAGGAGTAGGGCAAAGCCAAGGCTCTCTTCATCCTGTTACAAAAACATTAAATAGAATAGAATCTTTTTTCAAACAAAACGGCTTTGGTATAGAATTTGGACCTGAAATAGAAAGTGATTATTATAATTTTGAAACATTAAATATTCCCTCACATCATCCAGCTCGTGCTATGCATGACACTTTTTATATTGATCAATCTCATGTTCTTAGAACACATACATCTGGTGTACAAATTCGTACTATGGAAAAGCAGGAGCCACCAATCAGAATTATAGCTCCAGGTAGGGTATATCGCTGTGATTCTGATGTTACTCACACACCGATGTTTCATCAAGTAGAAGGTCTACTAGTTGAAAAAGATGTATCTTTTGCAGACTTAAAAGGTTTATTACATGCTTTTTTAAGTTCATTTTTTGAAAAAGATCTAAAAGTAAGGTTTAGGCCTTCTTATTTTCCATTTACTGAACCCTCAGCAGAAGCTGATATAGAGTGTGTTATATGTGGAGGCTCTGGTTGTAGGGTTTGCAAGAATACAGGGTGGCTAGAAGTATTAGGTTGCGGCATGGTTCACCCTAAAGTTTTAAAATCAGGTTCTATAGACTCTACTAAATTCCAAGGTTTTGCCTTTGGTATGGGAGTTGAAAGGCTTTCTATGCTTAGATATGGAATAGATGATCTAAGAATGTTCTTTGAAAATGATCTAAGATTTTTAAAGCAGTTTTAA
- a CDS encoding peptide MFS transporter, with the protein MINIKKQNPFFLLCFFEFFERFGYYGFSYTAILFFMSKYGFNFTEKNAVLLFGGFASLTYVFNAVGGFVADKVFGIKKTMFLGSIFLLIGYFSLALSPFIQSISSYVYFSLACIIVGSSLFKPAPTNLISKMYTDKRKLDSVYTYFYMSINMGSLSASLLVPILATNYGYTVAYGVCSIGFAIGILNSLVSYSSIKNIDNEIGLTGVGTLKTVLIVFVFILAIAGLSFILQTNDTINYILWFGAGLIFGIFAFQIYVEKDPQSKKKILAAIILLVYAVLFFVIYQQKATSFFLFNVHHVNLNLFGYTVNPQTIPGVLNTAGIIILSPILAFVYTRLGSRDLTLPFKFALGILLCGFAYGSMFLACLVNDPTAKVSMLWEVLAITIFFSSGELLISALGLSLMAKLLPERVTGFAMGTWFITSAIGIKIGTTIAQAVTTGIKYDTDVGFSTQMTIESFHKYQELFGYISLIAIVFAVVAFLIGKTLNRMIQN; encoded by the coding sequence ATGATAAATATTAAGAAACAAAATCCTTTTTTCCTTTTATGTTTTTTCGAATTTTTTGAAAGATTTGGGTATTACGGTTTTAGCTACACAGCTATATTATTTTTTATGAGTAAGTATGGGTTTAATTTTACCGAGAAAAACGCAGTTTTATTGTTTGGTGGTTTTGCATCATTAACCTATGTTTTTAATGCTGTAGGTGGTTTTGTTGCAGATAAAGTTTTCGGTATAAAAAAGACCATGTTTTTAGGGTCTATATTTCTTTTAATTGGATACTTTAGCTTAGCTCTTAGTCCCTTTATACAAAGTATAAGTAGTTATGTATACTTTAGTTTAGCATGTATTATAGTTGGTTCATCCTTGTTTAAACCAGCACCTACAAATTTAATATCTAAAATGTATACAGATAAAAGAAAGCTAGATTCTGTATACACTTATTTTTATATGTCTATAAATATGGGTTCTCTATCAGCGTCTTTATTAGTTCCTATTTTAGCTACAAACTATGGATACACTGTTGCGTATGGAGTTTGCTCAATTGGTTTTGCAATAGGAATTTTAAACAGCTTGGTTAGTTATTCAAGTATAAAAAATATTGATAATGAAATTGGTTTAACAGGTGTAGGTACGCTCAAAACAGTACTTATAGTATTTGTTTTTATACTTGCTATTGCTGGACTTAGTTTTATTTTACAAACAAATGACACGATAAATTATATACTATGGTTTGGTGCTGGACTTATTTTTGGGATCTTTGCGTTTCAAATATATGTAGAAAAAGATCCTCAATCTAAAAAGAAAATTCTAGCTGCTATTATACTTTTGGTTTATGCAGTACTTTTCTTTGTAATTTATCAGCAAAAAGCAACTTCTTTCTTTTTGTTTAACGTTCACCACGTTAACTTAAACCTTTTTGGTTACACTGTTAATCCACAAACAATACCTGGGGTTTTAAATACAGCGGGTATTATAATTTTATCTCCAATATTAGCTTTTGTTTACACTAGATTAGGAAGTAGAGATTTAACCTTACCATTTAAGTTTGCTTTGGGTATTTTACTTTGTGGATTTGCTTATGGAAGCATGTTTTTAGCTTGTTTAGTTAATGATCCAACTGCGAAAGTAAGTATGCTTTGGGAAGTTTTAGCAATAACAATATTTTTCTCATCTGGTGAACTATTAATATCTGCTTTAGGTTTATCTTTAATGGCTAAACTATTACCTGAAAGGGTTACAGGATTTGCAATGGGAACTTGGTTTATCACTTCAGCTATAGGTATAAAGATAGGTACAACTATCGCTCAAGCTGTTACCACTGGTATAAAATACGATACTGACGTAGGATTTTCAACTCAGATGACTATAGAGAGTTTTCATAAATACCAAGAGTTATTTGGATATATATCCTTGATAGCTATAGTTTTTGCAGTAGTTGCTTTTTTGATTGGTAAAACACTCAATAGAATGATTCAAAATTAG
- a CDS encoding mannitol dehydrogenase family protein, with amino-acid sequence MLELKKLQNCSLPNYDRSQLKTGILHIGIGAFHRAHQVYYVDKLLNCNDKDALNWGYISGTIRSNKKLIDNLRLNDCMYTLSTNDENGTSNKIIGALKEVYFAGNGQSQGLIDKIRTKEIKIITYTVTEKGYYVDLSTQKLNLESPDIIYDLKNFNTPKTAIGITVAGLYKRWQENGHPATLLSCDNMPNNGKILKQAILDFSNKIDKNLVSWIKSNCSFPSSMVDRIVPAVTEQTIENIANMIGQKDLSAVATEKFSQWVIEDKFANGRPTLEKVGVEFVKDIEPFEKLKLTMLNGSHSLIAYLGAYAGLKTVDEVIAKPEFYNFIKKYMLEIAAPLVDGLPENVSTLEYANKLLHRFANPHLKHKTEQIAMDGSKKIPQRWLGSLKKLIQNNHKFDIIAVGLAGWILFNSGKNEIGENIGISDPLEEKYFFIYQNNSTIEKIVNEFINLEEIFSKELSTNKTLVEKVIYYTKEIGSKGVLQVIKTFKFRGIK; translated from the coding sequence ATGCTTGAGCTGAAAAAATTACAAAACTGTAGCTTACCCAACTATGATAGATCTCAACTAAAGACAGGAATACTACATATTGGAATTGGTGCTTTTCATAGAGCTCACCAAGTATATTACGTAGATAAATTACTTAATTGTAATGATAAAGATGCTCTTAATTGGGGCTATATTAGTGGCACTATCAGAAGTAATAAAAAGCTTATTGATAACCTTCGCTTAAATGATTGTATGTACACTCTTTCAACTAATGATGAAAACGGTACTAGCAATAAAATTATTGGAGCCTTGAAAGAAGTATATTTTGCTGGTAATGGGCAATCGCAAGGACTTATAGATAAAATCCGTACTAAAGAAATAAAAATAATAACCTACACAGTAACTGAAAAAGGTTATTACGTAGATTTATCTACACAAAAATTAAATCTTGAAAGTCCAGATATTATTTATGACCTTAAAAATTTTAATACACCTAAAACAGCTATAGGTATTACTGTTGCTGGTCTATATAAACGTTGGCAAGAAAATGGTCACCCCGCAACTTTGCTTAGTTGTGACAATATGCCTAATAATGGTAAAATCCTTAAACAAGCTATATTAGATTTTTCAAATAAAATAGATAAAAATTTGGTTAGCTGGATAAAAAGTAACTGTAGTTTTCCTAGTTCAATGGTAGATAGAATAGTTCCTGCTGTAACTGAACAAACTATTGAAAACATCGCTAATATGATTGGACAAAAAGACTTATCAGCTGTTGCTACGGAGAAATTTTCTCAGTGGGTGATTGAAGATAAATTTGCTAACGGACGCCCTACTCTAGAGAAAGTAGGAGTTGAGTTTGTAAAAGATATAGAACCTTTTGAAAAACTCAAGCTTACTATGTTAAATGGCAGTCATAGCTTAATTGCTTATTTAGGAGCATATGCTGGGTTAAAAACTGTTGATGAGGTTATTGCTAAGCCTGAATTTTATAATTTTATTAAAAAATATATGTTAGAAATAGCAGCACCCTTAGTAGATGGTTTACCCGAAAACGTTTCAACTTTAGAGTATGCTAATAAATTATTACATCGTTTTGCTAATCCACATTTAAAACACAAAACTGAGCAAATAGCGATGGACGGCTCTAAAAAAATTCCTCAAAGGTGGCTAGGCTCGTTGAAAAAATTAATACAGAATAATCACAAATTTGACATTATAGCAGTGGGTTTAGCTGGCTGGATATTATTTAATTCTGGTAAGAATGAAATAGGCGAAAATATTGGAATATCTGATCCACTGGAAGAAAAATACTTCTTTATTTATCAAAACAATAGCACTATTGAAAAAATAGTTAATGAATTTATTAACCTTGAGGAAATATTCTCAAAAGAGCTTTCTACCAATAAAACACTAGTGGAAAAAGTAATTTATTATACAAAAGAAATTGGCTCAAAAGGCGTATTACAAGTAATTAAAACGTTTAAGTTTAGAGGTATAAAATGA
- the uxuA gene encoding mannonate dehydratase, producing the protein MIESWRWFGPNDPVCIEDIMQTGVTDIVTALHHIPNGQVWSIDEIKKRQSEVENSTKLGKTNLTWSVVESIPVHEDIKKGKVTRDKYIENYCQSIRNLAKCGIKLIIYNFMPVLDWTRTDLDKKTATGAKTLSFDEIAFAAFDIHILKRKDANKDYKPKIVSQAKAYFENMSQSEINTLTKNIIAGLPGAEESFSLEQFQAALDEYRGIDKTKLRENLVYFLERVISVTEEVGAKLAIHPDDPPFELFGLPRIISTIEDYDWLFKTIPSMANGITFCAGSLGSRWDNNLPLMAKKIGRRIYFTHLRNVSLDLDSRSFYEAEHLCGNTDMYALIKEILKIEKDSNPIYMRPDHGQQMLSDLDKKTNPGYSCIGRMKGLAEVRGVAYAVKKELENGK; encoded by the coding sequence ATGATAGAGTCATGGCGATGGTTCGGTCCAAATGATCCTGTATGTATCGAAGATATTATGCAAACTGGTGTTACAGATATAGTAACTGCCCTACATCACATCCCTAATGGTCAAGTTTGGTCTATAGATGAAATTAAAAAAAGACAATCTGAGGTAGAAAATTCGACTAAATTAGGTAAAACTAACTTAACCTGGTCAGTTGTTGAAAGTATACCCGTTCATGAAGACATTAAAAAAGGTAAAGTTACTCGCGATAAGTATATAGAGAACTACTGTCAGAGTATTCGTAACTTAGCTAAATGTGGTATTAAACTAATAATATATAACTTTATGCCTGTTCTAGATTGGACGCGTACAGATTTGGATAAAAAAACCGCTACTGGTGCAAAGACTTTATCTTTTGATGAAATTGCTTTTGCTGCTTTTGATATCCATATTTTAAAAAGAAAAGATGCTAATAAAGATTATAAACCTAAAATCGTGTCTCAAGCTAAAGCATATTTTGAAAACATGAGTCAAAGTGAAATCAACACACTTACAAAGAATATTATTGCTGGTCTACCAGGTGCTGAGGAAAGTTTCTCTTTAGAACAATTCCAGGCAGCACTTGATGAATATAGAGGTATTGATAAAACAAAGCTACGTGAAAATTTAGTATATTTTCTAGAAAGGGTTATATCTGTTACTGAAGAAGTTGGAGCTAAGCTTGCGATCCACCCAGACGACCCGCCATTTGAATTGTTTGGTTTACCTAGAATTATTAGTACTATAGAAGATTATGACTGGTTGTTTAAAACTATACCATCTATGGCCAATGGTATAACCTTTTGTGCCGGTTCGCTGGGCTCTAGATGGGATAATAATTTGCCACTTATGGCTAAAAAAATTGGTAGAAGAATTTACTTTACCCATTTAAGAAATGTATCTCTTGATCTAGATAGTCGTAGTTTTTACGAAGCTGAGCATTTATGTGGTAATACTGATATGTATGCTTTAATAAAAGAAATTCTTAAAATTGAAAAAGATTCTAATCCTATATATATGCGTCCTGACCACGGTCAACAAATGTTAAGTGATTTGGATAAAAAAACAAATCCTGGATACTCCTGCATTGGACGGATGAAAGGTCTTGCAGAAGTACGTGGTGTTGCATATGCTGTTAAAAAAGAGTTAGAAAATGGGAAATAA